A stretch of DNA from Montipora capricornis isolate CH-2021 chromosome 1, ASM3666992v2, whole genome shotgun sequence:
GTTTATGGGAAAAATCATGCTACAGTTGTGcttcaaaattcaaagaaatggaTAAACTTAAGTTATCTCTGTACTTCTGAGTACTAAGCAAAATATCAGCCCTCGCCAACTTAAAAGTGCTGATGAGTCCACTTATTCTTAGAAAAATTTAgggtctcaaaaaaaaaaaaaaaaaacatgtcacAAGGattatatacatgtaggtaaCTGGCTCAAATTTTCCGACATTGCTTATGTTATGtacttttaatattattattaagtgcTGATTTGTTGACtgaattagtatatactactGTGACGGTAGTAAGCGAAtgattttttttgaaaagtgaaaaccaTACTTGCATATTTGGCTTTTAAACTCAACAAAAACCATCGCTCTACCACCTTAGCGTAAATTTTTTGAAGACAGGCCCGTTTCTGTCTGTCATTAGCTTCATCCCTTGCAAGCTGGAAAGGGTCATCATCAGGCTTCCATCGTTGCATAACACCATGCTCCTGTTTGAGTTGTTGCAACATAGCTTCCAACCTTAAAGGAATTAAGGCAAGGAGTAAGTTCAAAACTCAATACAGAGGCATTCTTTAATTAGACGTAAGGAACCAGTAAATGACATTCATTGGTTAGAGGCCATAAAATTGGATCCGCAAaaccctttaaggacggtgcctactaattcaaaggtatttttcccTCGGTGTATGATTATGacggaaatgtagatcttgacaagtgtcattggaatccaaaaagaaaattgggggtaaccacgcatttttcaagagaataatatttgtaaaaacctttaaaatacaaagcgatgtatggcgttctttctcaaattgaagcttaattatctctcaaaaatgcatggttacctaattttctttttggataccaagagtacttactaagatctactttatccggatagttttaaaccacgcaaaaatatccctgtattagtgatcatcaccgacaggaaaatcgagtatctcgagatgcgcagaacgtatgcgcaataacaatagtaggcaccgtccttaaggctaTATCATTACATATTACCTTTTAAATTGTGAAAGAAAGCCGAGACAATATCATTCATAGACTTGATTTCTTCTACCTCTTTCCCTAAACCATTATGAATTAAACTTTTCTCTTGCACTAACATGGAATGGCAAGTATTGTAGAGCCGTTTTAAATTGAGTGTTGAATGTAAATTTGCGCAATAGGTTCCACTGAAATGCGACTTGAATATTCTCTTTTTCCCGTGCTTCAAAAGAAAGGTGAAAGCTGCCCTTAATTCCTTAGCATTCTGGCCCAGGTTTGCCCAAGCATGGATTGCCCTATCCTACATTTAAATACCATAGAAACCTATAAGTTTTGATACTCACCAATGATTAACACTTataaccatgctttgagcaactGGCCCCGGATTGGCTAGTGAATAACTCTGGTTTGTGTTTAGCTGGAGGGTGTATTTTCTTAAGAATGTTGATTGTCCAGTCAGTACTATATATTTGGGTATTTTAATGGTTAATTGAGACGGATCTAATTGGATGCAAATTACTTTGTCACTTTCAAAATGAACCAGAAGCGAAATAAGATCAACCATGATTTAATTCAACATCCCAGAGCTTGATCAAAGAGCTTGATTAGTCAAAGTAATATTATTTCATTTTAGTTTTATACTACGCTCCAAGGTGAACTGTGCAACTACTCGTCCAAATAGGATGATTTCATTGAAAATCTGCTTTACATGTGATCCCAATCTACACCGTACATGTAAAAGTGTGCTAATGCAACTACTTACTTGTTCATCTGCCCATACAGCTGTTGGAGCTTCTCTGGATCACATCCATCTTCCCACTTAGCTTGAAtatcatagaacatttttaggTAAATGATGTAAGTATGTGTCCAAGACGATGGTGCAACCTGGGAATGGAAACCAGTGGGCAGCTCGGCTTCCTGATTAGCCCATTCAGCAACATCCTCTCTGCTTATGGAAACTGTATAAACACCAACATAATGTAGAAACAGAATATGGCCCGCTTTGCACTTACTATATATACAGTCTGGTTTTCACGGTTACCAATAAATATATTGACTCTTCTCTTGTACGTTACAGACTCAGTCCTGTTGTAGTGTCCAAAACTTTGAATAGCTCCTCACCTCTCACCTGCTTCCTTCAGGGTCACAATAATTGCCCTCTTCATACGGTCACAAAGGAGATTGCCTAATTGTTACCAGCAGAGAAAAGTATTGAATTGACAAGGTCTGTCAGACAACAAACTCAGGATTACACATACCAACACAGTAGTAAccataaaaattaattcaaaatttcttgtTGCTCATGCACTAGCTAGTCTCCACAAGGAAAATTCGCAAATCGCAGCTTTGAggaattttaaaatcttttttctAGAATTTGGATCTTAaaaaattactattattaacaGACATTTCGACCAAATCCATCAGTCTTCATCAGTGAAGTGTGTCACGTGGTAGTTCACTATCGCGTGACAAATGTTGAGGGACAGAGACAAGGGCCCAGTCCCAAGAGTGAGACAGAGGGAACCGGAGCCCCCCCCTTTCTGTTCATGGTTGGGTCCTCCACCCTTTCCCATATCGCTTCCTTTATCCCCCTCCTTCGCCAATCTCATTCTTTATCTAGGATCTTCACTCTCTTCGAATCCAACATGTGTCCGTGTCCTCCCAGTGACAATAAACTGCTGAATTTTGAGCAGGATTGGAGTTTGGCCGTTGATGTTGTTTCATCCTGGCTCTGGCCCTTGCCTCCGTCCCTCGAAGTTTGTCACGTGATAGTGAACTAGCTACCACGTCACAAACTTCACTGATGAAGACTAATGGTTTCAGTCCAAACGTCTGTTAATAATTAAGATCAAAATTTcctgaaaaaagatttaaaaattcCTCACTTGAATTGAATCTGGATGAATAACAACATTCACTTTCAAATCATACAATGTAGCTTTAATTTTATACCTAGACAAGCAGCTCGCTTTCTAGCACAAAAAAGGAGAGCATCAGTCAAAACATCAACTCTATGATTAGGCCTCATTTTCTTGGTCATTCAGCCAAACCACCTCAAAAATGACCAAAGACATTCAAGCACCTCACCATCAGCAAGTCCGAAGCCAGGGACCCTCCGAGGACTCAATTTTATCTGAAAGATATTAAGTACAACAACCAACTGAGCTTCATACATGTATACTTAGGTTTAGCATATAGTTCAATAATactttaaaaaccaaaaaagtgTCTGTCTCATGCCCTTCATCTCTGTAAaaaaataactataaaaataaCTATAAACTGTAGCAAAATAACCGTGTACTgtaaaataagttaaaatacATAAGTATGATGTTATCAAAGAGATAGTTGAGAACCACACTGGATATGCAAGTCTGGATAGCATAAATGAATGTGCAAAACATGTCTGACAACAACAaaatggttataattgagcatTTAAGCCCTAATTCTCAGCAAAAATCATGGTCCACAAACACCTTAGTACATGTAATTCACTAAAGAATGGAAACTACATGATGAGTGCATAGTTGAAATTTTCTCCACATTTTTGGTTCATTTGTCAAAAAGATAACAAGAAACCAGATGTGCTATTCAAATACATTTACATAACACATTGTGTATACAACTCATTGGCACTGCATTTGCTCACCTTTCACCATGCTTCATATTGATGCACCTCTCGGGGAATTCATGATGGCAAGCTCTACCAAATATGGCTGTCTCACTTAAAGCTAAATACCAAGACCTTGATCGAATGGCATTTCCAGCTAGGAACTCACCACATGTCCGTAGCAATGATAATTAAAACAAGCTAACTGGGTCAACGACTGCCAATTAAACTTGTAACTCCCAACAATAATGGTGATGACTATCTTCAAGTTGGATCGAGGAATTCATTAATTGACAAACTTTTCTGCAATGTGAACATCAGCCAAAGAAACATTAATTGAGAAGGATAGTAACAAGCATCAGACTTACTCCTCAGTTGTGCATCTAATTTACATTTTACTTAATGCcatgtttttaattaaaaattgaCTTTCAATAACCATTTAAAAGTAATATAACGGGCaacctaaaacccggaatccagaatccagaatccagaatcacaggtcattgttttaccaatacagagagtaaaaactatcctaaacgttcataaaagctaactttaggccttaaaacatttgttttggcctaattaggcctaaggttagcttttaggaatgtttaggataatttctactctctgtattggtaaaacaatgacctgtgattccggattccgggttgtAGGGTTGccctaataattattatataataacacCTAAATCCTTTGATTTCTAGATTTTGCAAGAACAATCAGGTTACATAATTTGCAAATTCCTATGATGATTCTCTACTTTTGATCAGACTTGAAGATTGTAAACTAATCAACTGATTCATCCAAACAATGTGGGAAGATtcataataaataatttttgatCATTAGCAACTCTCGAGGATCTTGCTTTCCCAGCTTCATGTGCCTAAACTATGGAATGAGTTACAGTACCATCCAACATACGAATGGCTGGTAGTACAGCTGTAGTACTGTTGAGGGTTTTAAAAGGCTTTTGAAGAACACGCAACTTTCTTAAGTTGGCTTTTTCTAGCTACTGTAAATATGTTTCAATTTTAGTTTGTACAGATAATTACATGTAcgctttttaaaatgtttattgcATTTTACTCTATTGTTCTTATctatgtaaatttatttttattagttATAGACAATTTAATGTAGTGCACAATTGAACATTCTTATGGAAACTGTGCAATAGGAGTAATAAACTATTCTTATCAGTAACAACGAGCTTCAGGCATCCACACCAACAGCCATTAATGCAATGCACATTTTAAAGTTATGTCACATACATGTAGGTAGTTGCAGATTATAATTCTTGCATGAAACCAAAACAGAGAGTGTGCAGTATGGACTGAAATACACCTTTAAACTTCTACAATTTTCTAAATATTCCTCCTAAAGAAGGCCAAAAGCTGAGAAATACCGTTGTACAATATACGAGAAGTTACTGTTATGGCATATACAATCAAATGCATGTTCAATAAATTAACACTCAGTAAATCTTGCAGTCATGCGAGGGAGCATGTCTTGATATTTACAAATTACCTGAATTCTTCAACACTGCCAATTATCACAGGGTATAACTTGCATTGATTCTGCAGAAATTTGATgacaaaaggtaaaaaaaaatgatgcaCTTGACTCAAGTATAAAAAAAGTGAGTTGACTTCACATTAGTTATCACTGAACTAAGCCAGCTCAGTGAAGATAATGATATTTATTATTCAAAGCACAAAATCAATTGACCCTAAATATTCAAATGGTGCTTTAGTTAATAAGAAAAACCCAGTAGGAGACTGACCCGCTAATAGAGCATATAGTTTGTAGTCCCTGGGTATTATCATTTAAAAATTAACTGACCAGTGGTACTGTAGGGCCAGTTAATAATTACATGAGTAGGACATTTGTAAGAAATTATTGATTGATGGCTGTTTACATCAGTCACAAAGAAAACTCGTCTTCAACTAAGTGAGAATGGACAGTTACAtacgtgccaactctcccggattatccgggagtctcccggatacggaacgaatctcccggtctcccgtacgggtcattaaatctcccggataaaaacgactctgaacctttcacagacgtttctccattctagactcaaattgcatcccaacagtttaaaaaatatcgattttatcgattttttctaactcgtttcattgtttcttaatgcatttcttcatctctgagtttaaACACACtttaatagaactaaacaaaatggcttcctttagctatcatagccatataaccgattgtttgattggatctccgattaaccaataaaaattattgacataagtaccctgttttcccgcaaattcacaatggcggcagaatattcgggtattctgaaggagctgctgggggatgggtgggtgcgttttTGGGGGGAGAAGAGAGGGAGGGGTGGGGAGCCCAGaaggaaaaaatctccagattttagatctccataggttggcatctctgcaATTACATGCAGGGGTTACTATCAAGGgttcatattattttatttcattcagaTCACTACCACCCACTTTGAGTTGGTTCTCGTTGATTAAAAACTTCATGACCAGGTCTAGGAAGCTGAcgatatttacatgtatattggcATCTATCTTTTGCATGATTATGCCGGCATGAATATGTAAAGAATAACATCACTAACGCAAACAAGACTGTGAGCTCTTTACTACACAGTCTTTGCACTTTTTCAGCCACAACCAATTATAGAGCTTAGCTTTCATGCCTGAGACCAATATTATTGTTGGATACAGTACTTCCACTATAGAAGACAGAACTGAGAACAAACAACAAGGAGATTACAGATGAATCAATAGAAGCAGCAGCCCAATAGGTACTTGTGCATTTTGAAAGCGTAGGTTGGACAATGCCTTCTTTAACTGGAGATCTCTGAAGTCAAGGAGAAAGGAGGATCAGAATGGCCTTTGAGAAACCTGGGACATACATGTGTGAGACCATCGATAATAACAAATTTTCCTCCTACAACAAACGTATAGTGGAACAATACCCTGAGCTCCCCAACATGCATCTTCATTTCTGCACCGTTAATACACTATTAATCAGCACTTTCAttatttttggcaattttaaaagCAATAATAAATTACTTTACATTTAGAGCAGTCTGCAATACTCCGACCAGAATATTAAAGGACTTAACTGGTTCATACATTGTCTaagtaaagaaagaaatattagTGTGCACAGCATATCAAAGAGGAAGCCTGAGTTCGTACATGTGTTCAAGCATATACGTACTACTTACGACGTATAATAATGCAATTTCTCACCTTTAAAATTTCGACATGATGGAACATATGAAGTGTCTTGTGTTTTTCTACTGCACAAGACTCGCATAAGCTCATTGAGATTGAGGGACCACAATCAAGGCAGCGACAAGTAGCAGCACAAGCACAGAAAAAACGTGATTCCAAGAACGATCCTTCAATTTCGAGGGTGGTAAGTAGTGCGGTCTCCCGCACCTTTGACCAAGCCTCTTCAGCTCTACGAAATCTTTGCAAATGAACAGTGTCCCCTTCCTCTTCACCTTCACTCCCCATATGTAAATCGGAGCAAAAAGAACCGTCACCTTGATCATCAGCCGTTGCTGGGTGATCCTGAGTTTCACCGACCACTACACTGGTGCCTCCACAGGTGCCGCAAGAATCCCCTACAGCATCACAACTTATAGGCAATGTTGTCTTGGTATTACTACATCTTACATCTACTTTATGATACCTTACACTGACTTGAGCCTTGATTTCCCCTTCGTAGCGTGGAAGTGGAACAACATAAAGAATGGACTTCAAAAGAAATCCCAGCAAGTACGTCGCCGAACAAGTAAGGAAGAGATCGACATGTTGATCGAAATACTTAGCGGCCCATACACCCGCCAACGGCGAAAGTAGCTTATGCTTTACCCTAATCTATCCTACTTGAGCTTAAAAAATGAGCTTACCTTGCTATACAAGATTGCTATTTAACACAATGGAGGCAAAACAGAATGTACTCATAACAGCATTCCCAGAATTCTATACAAATGAGAAACAAGTGGTACTATAGTATACGATGATCGGCTTACAGCCGGTACGATGGGTATCATTTTTACGGCTGATGCTGATAGCCAGTACTCGCTATGTGAATCGGGGAAACGAGGACTCTTCAGTTTGTGGTCAGCAGTCTCTTTCGCGGGCTTGTCATTCGAGTCTAACGATACTCCTTATGCTGATCCAAAGCAAGGAATACGGATAATAATTCAACTTAAGAAGGTAAGCCTTAACTAAAAGCAGGTAATATTTGATTTTATGTCTGATTGTCGCATAAAGTTACGATTTAGCATTCGACTTTTTGGAACCGTCATCAACAATTTGTCAGGCAAGGACATTCGATTCGCCTACACTGAAGTCGATTTACCAACACACTTaaagtcgattcgcctacaTAAGTAACGTCGATTCGCCTACACACTgacaaatgaataaataaataaccgaTGCAAGTGTTGCCTGATTGTTTGCCCGCGAGGCAAATCAATAACCGATACAAGCCTTGTTGGATTGTTTACCGGCGAGGGAAAATTTTGGTAGGGGAGCTGCGAGGAGAATGGTGAGGAGACCCGTTTTTGTGTTCGAAAATCAAGAAGAAAATGCTTACCTTATACCTTCTTCAATtcttgaaataatcaaaagcTTATAAATTTGTAACAATCATGTAATTTCTATCAATACAGCTTGCGAATCCTTTTTGTTCTGTCTATTCACTTATTTGTTTACTATTTATTTAAGTTTTATTTTAGTTGCTGCTGTTGCTCTGTAAACTTTGTTAATAATGTCAATTTGTAAACACCaaaatttatttgcatttaGCGTGTGCTTTACAGATTCTGTTGGTGATGCTATTAAGCACGGGCTAGGGTTGTAGCAAATACTATCGATCATTTGACCAAAAATTTGTGACTGGTTCTTTCAATGGAAATGAAATGTTTTCTAAGGAACCCGTGTTAGAATTTCGTGAAAATTTGACGAAACAGTAGTTCTCTAAAAGCGTAACTCGCCTACAAACAAGAACTGAACATTGTTAGCACACTAAAACAATATATAATCAAACTCCATTGCGTAATTGTGGCGCACGGCTAATTTGCAAATTGAAAAAGTACCCATACCTGTTTGTCCCTGTTTGTTCATTGTCTATCTCAAATGACGCCGGAATGTCGAAGGCGTCCATATCGTCGTAGCTGAGTCTTGTACTTTCAGCAATTGGGGTTGAACTGGCGCTGCAAGACAGGCATCGCCAAATAACCTCTAGACCTGATCTCACTACCTCTCTTTACTGTTCCCTTGTAATGCCAGTCTAGAATCGCCGATGTTGCCATCTGTCGCAACCATCACATAGGAGTGCTTCTTGTCTTGAGGTTACTTCTTCAgcgcaaaataaacaataatagcTGTTCATATCCAATAAGAGCCGTCGCGATCAAGACTATTCTGAGAAGGTTAGTGGAATGGATTGAACAAAAATCACAGCGCTTTTATACCGCAACGCCCGATCAAGACGGATCGAAATCGCAGCTTCGTGATTGGAAGATATTGTTGGTGTTAACTTTAATTAAAGTCTTGAAGCAATGTCCtattgaaagtgaaaaaatctCACCTCCTTCGGTAAGTGCTGTGCAAGCGACCATAAAGTCTCGAAACAATGTcctattgaaatgaaaaaaatctcacctgCTTCGGTAAGTGCTGCGCAAGCGTTTGTAATGAGCGCTTACTGTGTTTATCCAAGTAAATGTAATCAGTAATCACAGTGTGTTTGGTTAAGTGAAGTGTAGTCACTTAATATTTTGATAGCTGTGCAAGTGCTTACTGTCTTTGGCTTTTGTCCAAGACCCTATCACTGTCCACTCCGGAGTTGAACATGAATGTTTTGTGTTACACGTGAGCTTTTATCAATGAGTTCGCAAAACAATATGTAGGTGAATCGACTTTACTAGTGTAGGCGAATCCACTTTAAGTGTGTAGGGGAATCGACGctgtaggcgaaacgaccggtttccACTCGAGATAGTTATGCGTCATATGGTGTTTCTTGTTTGATCTCATCGATTTGCATCGAATTCTTGCTTGttatctatatttatttattttgttgcgctTCAAATAGTTTTTAACTGTAACTGTCGCCGCGATTGCTTAGGGTGAAAGTGTGAGGTAAGCGCTTGCTGTTGTGGTGGATCCTTGGGAAAGTCTGTTTTGTTGGCAGTGCTCTTTTAACCTTCGGCACCATGAATAGCTTAAACCATAGAGTTGTGAAAACATACCTTTGCAGATCAGAAGGTTCTGGTATAGAAAGCTCTATCTAACATGTAACCacaagtggccctgtattctattGTTTAGCCCCACCTTCCACACCACGAGAGCACCCGCATCCATATCGTATAAACCTTTCTACATTGGCCATTACGTCTTCATTTTCGAGCACATCTTGATCGCATTCCGCCATGATAACAGTATGAGTTGaactggcccgggttgctcgaagcatggttagcactaaccagtgttaaatagcatggaaacctataggatTTGATACCTctttaaccaacggttagcactaaccaggcttcgagcaacagGCCCCAGATTGTTGCGTTACATCTCAAgtgatttttctcttttgtgctatgcaaatttAGCAAGGAATGTGGGAACCCATGCATTAATAATGCAAATGTAATATTTTGATCCTTGCGTTTTTCCCAAGTGATCTCTCCAGAGATGGtgaaaagaaattaattataATCTTTTTTGCagatgaaaaattaatatttttcacTGTTACAGTGAAGCCCTTGGTTCATTTGCACAccactttgcaatttttttgacgcaatgttggtgttttgattggcagtTTGCTCCGAGGAAACTTGAATACTCCGGATATTTTGTGGACTTACTTTTCACATGACTAGTGTTGTTGGTGACGTCATCCTCGGAAGTAAGCAGGAAATTCGAAGGTTTCCGAGCGGCCCCCTCCCTCTTTTCCTTAGGAGGCTGGTCCAGATGGGGGACAAGTTGTAGCGGCCTCGGTCCTTGTTGAGTGAAGGGCATAGAGTCCGAATGTGGATGGCTTCTTTCACACCTCTTTCAAACCACCTCGGTTCAACCTCCAAAATCTCTGCGTTAGCAATATCGATGGAATGTCCCGGTTCAGTAGTGTGTACGTGCCTGGACACCTCAGAAGTAGAGGAGCTGGGAATCTGTGCTCCATGAATCGGGCCTTGAACGACCGTTCTGTCTCTCCTACATAAGATGGCAGACGATCCTCACATGGAATGTGGTAAACTGGACCCGTGACTTGGAGTTTGTCCAGTTTCTCCTTAAGCCTGACCAGTAGTTGCCGTAAGGTATTAGATGGTTTGAAGTAGGCTGGGATGTTGTAGCCTTTCAGGATTCTTCTCTGTTCTTCAGAGAACCCACGGATATATGGCTTGAAGACCGGGTATTTCTTCTTGCTGGTGCCAGATGATGGTAGTGTCGCGGCTTGACTTGAAGGCTGTTGTTCCTCAGCGGGCTGTTTAGGGTCTTTCAGAAGCCAACTAGGGTAACCATTGTAGCTCAGAGCAGTCCTAACATGATCAATCTCCCCCTCTCTGTCCTTGGGGTCACTGAAGATGGATTCCGTGCGATGGGCCAGGGTCCTAACCACTCCCCTCTTATGTTCCAAGGGGTGGTTACTCTCAAAGTTGAGGTACTGGTCTGTGTGTGTGGCCTTTCTGTAGACTCTCATCTTTATGGTACCATCCTCATTGATCACGGACCACATGTCCAGGAACACAAGGGCTCTCTCTGTG
This window harbors:
- the LOC138053200 gene encoding uncharacterized protein isoform X1, encoding MTKKMRPNHRVDVLTDALLFCARKRAACLVSISREDVAEWANQEAELPTGFHSQVAPSSWTHTYIIYLKMFYDIQAKWEDGCDPEKLQQLYGQMNKLEAMLQQLKQEHGVMQRWKPDDDPFQLARDEANDRQKRACLQKIYAKVVERWFLLSLKAKYAKGHALAKRLSKHITKATKGLNVSVDDYNKTACSTTCSLQHTLEFDYVKDPDSPVCRQGDDLQGSRKEIRISIKRKAAPFGKSLSRDHFAK